One window from the genome of Streptomyces cadmiisoli encodes:
- a CDS encoding serine protease — protein sequence MAGRGRRTGGTRRTPQDTRTARHEDAPWTGPAPGDGALVRIHDLAGRPRGTGFFADHHGTVLTSHETVDGLVRLVLRDSGGRSCVVTADAVTPLPEIDLALVRTEGLRAEPLPITARDRIANGTYVRIAAGCWREARVLGATSVTYTATDRFHLLDDVLELAIGTAGRDALRLGGGAAGGPVIDASTGAVVAVLGTALQTGRRDIGFAVTPRRTESGPLAELLARNAATVPAYGADLNLAGVLELTATSVGQDGPPGTLAGHLGGTGAAACGEVEPVERAETVGEFAAFTVGPAAVLGLVGPPGSGRTTELAALAARRHLGPEPAPTLWLRGADLMDDDASLADAAGRALTRAARIVAASRSVSLPETGDIGPGGLDGLGPDGPVSGGSMSGGGGDGAGGTGSGPGGAGGGRLRSAVGGSGRGRHAGPGHGGSGWRGADRGDTEAGGRPSGGPGAGVDGGGGRTRSVAGVPGRGRHTDVAQGSPGRRDADAGDAHLVDLPADPGDPDRECLPGALGDTTPERLAALACAAGRPLLLLLDGPEEMPPALAGRLTDWTDGTARWLRETGARLVVACRTEYWERAGAEFPPEVLHAGRRRDRGRAGLPPCVLLADLSESETREALARYDLPDDALTASDARHPLTLRLLSEVCAAHPDAPAVISVDRYDVLTAHLDLMCLRVAARLAAERGLRGTAVRRLAARVAGQVHEAARRSLGRGQGELDRASFEVLFPWGTAPARLGGGAGWASAVLAEGLLVPAGTGYRFAHEEFADWIQGMHLDLDDALRALVHSAPLPGRPPSVPPHRIGPVVQALLLVARQQGTGRLARRLEELTHALDADPRSWWAARLLAETLHGVPDATAYVAVLRLLADRIPEWRRHQQFVPQEFGPAFWTELPLAEAERFDLLRRLVRADPAGGPGDPAIGQGRYLDTVSRLLARDTTAVQPHLVRWFEDGRVLPATPRATVATAAQALLHTHRHRALDDLTEALVAHAHRHGDELLAVLAEEEPSAVCRAVDRWAHDDRAARRKAAVTYGLRAAPHARTQADRDLLRYAALALLARPADGTLHGGALGILVTDPRARARHLPRAVEHFVAGDPRLPASALAAALTTHPEPVLGAFRARLQGPDAEAVLRALADVTTPALGRRVADLVREAVARHPEHAPAVAAYVDRRLDQGPAAHTFLFPLVTGVLDGGPEPVRTALAAVLAGPGPLRRELREFLLTHERDPAVLESLLRAVVRSGGDEPGELVRRTGLLLVRTPEGATRFDRTLVDLGRTVPGFAARVTGWLADSAPDWAAVVGPSARRTIENLAGVRIPA from the coding sequence ATGGCGGGACGTGGCCGGCGGACCGGAGGCACCCGCCGGACGCCGCAGGACACGCGGACGGCGCGGCACGAGGACGCTCCATGGACAGGGCCGGCACCGGGTGACGGCGCCCTGGTGCGCATCCACGACCTCGCCGGACGCCCGCGCGGCACCGGCTTCTTCGCCGACCACCACGGCACGGTCCTCACCAGCCACGAGACCGTCGACGGTCTCGTCCGCCTCGTGCTGCGCGATTCCGGGGGCCGCAGCTGCGTCGTCACCGCCGACGCGGTGACCCCGCTGCCCGAGATCGATCTGGCCCTCGTGCGCACCGAGGGACTGCGGGCCGAGCCGCTGCCCATCACCGCGCGGGACCGCATCGCGAACGGGACGTACGTGCGGATCGCCGCCGGGTGCTGGCGCGAGGCCCGTGTGCTGGGCGCCACCAGCGTGACGTACACGGCCACGGACCGCTTCCATCTCCTCGACGACGTACTGGAGTTGGCGATCGGTACGGCAGGCCGGGACGCGCTCAGGCTCGGCGGCGGCGCGGCCGGCGGACCGGTGATCGACGCCTCGACCGGCGCGGTGGTCGCCGTGCTGGGCACCGCCCTGCAGACCGGCCGGCGCGACATCGGGTTCGCCGTCACGCCCCGCCGTACCGAGAGCGGTCCGCTCGCCGAACTCCTCGCCCGCAACGCCGCGACGGTTCCGGCGTACGGCGCCGACCTCAACCTCGCCGGAGTGCTGGAACTGACCGCCACCTCGGTCGGGCAGGACGGTCCGCCCGGGACTCTCGCGGGCCACCTCGGCGGCACGGGTGCCGCGGCGTGCGGTGAGGTCGAGCCGGTCGAACGGGCCGAGACGGTGGGGGAGTTCGCCGCGTTCACGGTGGGCCCCGCCGCCGTCCTGGGTCTCGTCGGGCCGCCGGGCAGCGGCCGGACCACGGAACTCGCTGCGCTGGCCGCCCGCCGTCACCTCGGCCCGGAACCGGCCCCCACACTGTGGCTGCGCGGCGCCGACCTGATGGACGACGACGCCTCGCTGGCGGACGCGGCCGGCCGCGCGCTGACCCGGGCGGCCCGCATCGTGGCCGCGTCCCGGTCCGTCTCTCTGCCCGAGACGGGTGACATCGGCCCGGGCGGTCTCGACGGTCTCGGTCCCGACGGTCCCGTGTCCGGCGGTTCCATGTCCGGCGGGGGTGGCGACGGGGCCGGGGGCACCGGCTCGGGTCCGGGCGGTGCCGGCGGCGGACGGCTGCGGTCCGCGGTGGGTGGTTCCGGCCGGGGGCGGCACGCCGGTCCGGGCCACGGCGGTTCCGGGTGGCGGGGAGCAGACCGGGGCGACACCGAAGCAGGCGGCCGACCGTCCGGCGGGCCCGGCGCCGGGGTGGACGGCGGGGGCGGACGGACGCGTTCCGTGGCGGGCGTGCCCGGTCGGGGACGGCACACCGACGTGGCGCAGGGGAGCCCGGGGAGGCGTGATGCGGACGCGGGGGACGCGCACCTCGTGGATCTTCCCGCCGATCCGGGCGATCCGGACCGTGAGTGCCTGCCCGGCGCCCTGGGTGACACGACGCCCGAGCGTCTCGCCGCCCTCGCCTGCGCCGCCGGACGCCCTTTGCTGCTGCTCCTGGACGGCCCCGAGGAGATGCCGCCGGCGCTGGCCGGCCGGCTCACCGACTGGACGGACGGGACGGCGCGCTGGCTGCGGGAGACGGGTGCGCGGCTGGTGGTGGCCTGCCGCACGGAGTACTGGGAGCGTGCGGGCGCGGAGTTCCCGCCGGAGGTGCTGCACGCGGGCCGGCGGCGCGACCGGGGCCGCGCCGGCCTTCCGCCCTGCGTCCTCCTGGCCGACCTGAGCGAGAGCGAGACCCGCGAGGCCCTGGCCCGCTACGACCTGCCCGACGACGCGCTCACCGCCTCCGACGCCCGCCATCCCCTCACCCTGCGCCTCCTGTCCGAGGTGTGCGCCGCCCACCCGGACGCGCCGGCCGTCATCTCCGTCGACCGGTACGACGTCCTCACCGCCCACCTCGACCTGATGTGCCTGCGCGTCGCGGCACGGCTCGCCGCCGAGCGCGGTCTGCGCGGCACCGCCGTACGGCGGCTGGCGGCGAGGGTGGCCGGACAGGTCCACGAGGCGGCCCGGCGCAGCCTCGGCCGAGGGCAGGGCGAGCTGGACCGGGCGTCGTTCGAGGTCCTGTTCCCGTGGGGGACCGCCCCGGCACGGCTCGGCGGCGGTGCCGGCTGGGCGTCCGCCGTCCTCGCCGAAGGCCTCCTCGTCCCGGCCGGCACCGGCTACCGCTTCGCGCACGAGGAGTTCGCCGACTGGATCCAGGGCATGCACCTCGACCTCGACGACGCCCTGCGCGCGCTGGTGCACAGCGCCCCGCTTCCCGGCCGGCCCCCGTCCGTCCCGCCCCACCGCATCGGCCCCGTCGTCCAGGCCCTCCTCCTCGTCGCCCGTCAGCAGGGCACCGGCCGGCTCGCCCGCCGTCTGGAGGAGCTGACGCACGCTCTGGACGCCGACCCGCGCTCCTGGTGGGCCGCCCGGCTGCTGGCCGAGACGCTGCACGGGGTGCCGGACGCCACGGCGTACGTCGCGGTGCTGCGGCTGCTGGCCGACCGGATCCCGGAATGGCGGCGCCACCAGCAGTTCGTGCCGCAGGAGTTCGGGCCCGCCTTCTGGACGGAGCTGCCGCTGGCCGAGGCCGAGCGCTTCGACCTGCTGCGCCGCCTCGTCCGGGCCGATCCGGCGGGCGGCCCCGGCGATCCGGCGATCGGGCAGGGGCGCTACCTGGACACGGTCTCCCGCCTCCTCGCCCGCGACACCACCGCCGTACAGCCGCATCTGGTGCGCTGGTTCGAGGACGGGCGGGTGCTGCCCGCGACCCCGCGCGCCACCGTCGCCACGGCCGCGCAGGCGCTGCTGCACACGCACCGGCACCGCGCGCTGGACGACCTCACCGAGGCGCTCGTGGCCCACGCGCACCGGCACGGCGACGAACTGCTCGCCGTACTCGCCGAGGAGGAGCCGTCCGCGGTGTGCCGGGCGGTCGACCGGTGGGCGCACGACGACCGGGCGGCGCGGCGGAAAGCCGCGGTGACGTACGGACTGCGGGCCGCCCCGCACGCGCGTACCCAGGCCGACCGCGACCTGCTGCGGTACGCGGCCCTCGCCCTCCTCGCCCGCCCCGCCGACGGCACCCTGCACGGCGGCGCCCTCGGCATCCTCGTCACGGACCCGCGCGCCCGGGCCCGCCACCTGCCGAGAGCGGTCGAGCACTTCGTGGCCGGCGACCCGCGGCTCCCGGCGAGTGCGCTGGCCGCGGCGCTGACGACCCACCCCGAGCCCGTCCTCGGTGCCTTCCGGGCACGCCTGCAGGGCCCGGACGCCGAGGCGGTGCTGCGCGCCCTCGCCGACGTCACGACCCCGGCCCTGGGCCGCCGGGTCGCCGACCTCGTACGGGAGGCCGTGGCCCGGCACCCCGAGCACGCCCCGGCCGTCGCCGCCTACGTCGACCGGCGCCTCGACCAGGGCCCCGCCGCCCACACCTTCCTGTTCCCCCTGGTCACCGGTGTGCTGGACGGCGGACCCGAGCCGGTGCGGACCGCGCTCGCCGCGGTGCTCGCCGGCCCCGGCCCCCTGCGCCGGGAACTGCGCGAGTTCCTCCTCACCCACGAGCGCGACCCGGCGGTCCTGGAGTCGCTGCTGAGGGCCGTCGTACGGAGCGGCGGGGACGAGCCGGGCGAGCTCGTGCGCCGTACCGGCCTGCTCCTGGTCCGCACCCCGGAGGGCGCGACCCGCTTCGACCGCACCCTGGTCGACCTCGGCCGTACGGTGCCCGGATTCGCCGCCCGGGTCACCGGCTGGCTGGCGGACTCGGCGCCGGACTGGGCCGCGGTGGTGGGCCCGAGCGCCCGCCGGACGATCGAGAACCTGGCCGGCGTCCGGATCCCCGCATGA
- the truB gene encoding tRNA pseudouridine(55) synthase TruB — protein sequence MTQKHTTPDGLVIVDKPSGFTSHDVVAKMRGIARTRRVGHAGTLDPMATGVLVLGVEKATKLLGHLALTEKEYLGTVRLGQTTVTDDAEGDVTASTDASKVTREAVDAGVAKLTGDIMQVPSKVSAIKIDGVRSYKRAREGEEFDIPARPVTVSSFSVYDVREAVAEDGTPVLDLVVSVVCSSGTYIRALARDLGADLGVGGHLTALRRTRVGPYRLDAARTLEQLQEELTVMPIAEAAAAAFPRWDVDARRARLLTNGVRLDMPDQYAGAGTVAVFGPEGGFLALVEEHRGKAKSLAVFA from the coding sequence ATGACCCAGAAGCACACCACGCCCGACGGCCTTGTCATCGTCGACAAGCCGTCGGGCTTCACTTCGCACGACGTGGTCGCCAAGATGCGCGGCATCGCCAGGACGCGCCGCGTCGGCCACGCCGGCACCCTCGATCCGATGGCGACGGGCGTCCTCGTCCTCGGTGTCGAGAAGGCGACCAAGCTCCTCGGGCACCTCGCCCTGACGGAGAAGGAGTACCTGGGCACCGTCCGCCTGGGCCAGACGACGGTGACGGACGACGCCGAGGGTGACGTCACCGCGTCGACCGACGCTTCCAAGGTGACCCGCGAGGCCGTCGACGCGGGGGTCGCGAAGCTGACCGGCGACATCATGCAGGTGCCGTCCAAGGTCAGCGCCATCAAGATCGACGGGGTGCGCTCCTACAAGCGGGCGCGCGAGGGCGAGGAGTTCGACATCCCGGCCCGGCCCGTCACCGTGTCGTCCTTCAGCGTGTACGACGTCCGCGAGGCCGTCGCCGAGGACGGCACCCCCGTGCTCGACCTGGTGGTGTCGGTGGTCTGCTCCTCCGGCACGTACATCCGCGCGCTCGCCCGTGACCTCGGCGCGGACCTGGGCGTGGGCGGGCACCTGACCGCGCTGCGGCGGACCCGTGTCGGGCCGTACCGGCTCGACGCGGCGCGCACCCTGGAACAGCTCCAGGAGGAGCTGACGGTGATGCCGATCGCCGAGGCCGCCGCGGCGGCCTTCCCCCGCTGGGACGTGGACGCCAGACGGGCCCGGCTGCTGACCAACGGCGTCCGGCTCGACATGCCCGACCAGTACGCGGGCGCCGGCACGGTGGCCGTCTTCGGTCCCGAGGGCGGCTTCCTCGCGCTGGTCGAGGAGCACCGGGGCAAGGCCAAGAGCCTCGCCGTGTTCGCCTGA
- the rbfA gene encoding 30S ribosome-binding factor RbfA — protein MADNARAKRLADLIREVVAQKLQRGIKDPRLGTHVTITDTRVTGDLREATVFYTVYGDEEERAAAAAGLESAKGILRSEVGRAAGVKFTPTLTFVADALPDNARTIEDLLDKARASDEKVREAATGAAYAGEADPYKKPGEDEDDTAE, from the coding sequence GTGGCCGACAACGCGCGGGCTAAGAGGCTGGCGGACCTCATCCGAGAGGTGGTGGCCCAGAAGCTGCAGCGCGGGATCAAGGACCCGCGGCTCGGCACGCACGTCACCATCACGGACACCCGGGTGACGGGCGATCTGCGGGAGGCGACCGTCTTCTACACGGTGTACGGCGACGAGGAGGAGCGGGCGGCCGCGGCCGCCGGTCTGGAGAGCGCCAAGGGCATCCTGCGCTCCGAGGTCGGCAGGGCGGCCGGCGTGAAGTTCACGCCGACGCTGACCTTCGTCGCCGACGCGCTCCCGGACAACGCCCGGACCATCGAGGACCTCCTCGACAAGGCCCGTGCCTCCGACGAGAAGGTGCGTGAGGCGGCCACCGGCGCCGCGTACGCCGGGGAAGCCGACCCGTACAAGAAGCCGGGTGAGGACGAGGACGACACGGCCGAATGA
- a CDS encoding DUF503 domain-containing protein, with product MYVGTLSFDLLLGDVRSLKEKRSVVRPIVAELQRKFAVSAAEVDHVDLHRRALIGLAVVSGDAGHLTDVLDRCERLVAGRPEVELLSVRRRFHGDDDD from the coding sequence ATGTATGTGGGGACGCTGTCCTTCGACCTGCTCCTCGGCGACGTACGGTCGCTGAAGGAGAAGCGCTCCGTCGTCCGCCCGATCGTCGCGGAACTCCAGCGGAAGTTCGCCGTGAGCGCGGCCGAGGTGGACCACGTGGACCTCCACCGAAGGGCCCTCATCGGCCTGGCGGTGGTGTCCGGCGACGCGGGGCATCTGACGGACGTACTGGACCGGTGCGAGCGGCTGGTCGCCGGCCGCCCCGAGGTGGAGCTGCTGTCCGTCAGACGCCGCTTCCACGGCGATGACGACGACTGA
- the infB gene encoding translation initiation factor IF-2 — MAKVRVYELAKEFGVESKVVMAKLQELGEFVRSASSTIEAPVVRKLTDAFQQGSGNGKSAGKPAPRKAAPKPAAPAPAQAARPAAPRPAAPKPPAAQQPAAPAAPAPASAPASGPRPTPGPKPAPRPAPAAPEFTAPPAAPAPAPSAPAPAAASGPKPGGARPGSPKPGARPGGGGGGGQDRQRPGAQGARPGAPARPGGARPAGPRPGNNPFTSGGSTGMARPQAPRTGAPRPGGAGAPGGGPRPQGPGGQAGGPRPQAPGGARPTPGSMPRPQGGGPRPGGGPAGPRPNPGMMPQRPAAGPRPGPGGGRGPAGAGRPGGGGGAGRPGGGGGFAGRPGGGGGGRPGGGGGFAGRPGGGGPGGGGGGFGGGGGRPGFGGRPGGPGGRGGTQGAFGRPGGPARRGRKSKRQRRQEYEAMQAPSVGGVMLPRGTGETIRLSRGASLTDFAEKINANPASLVAVMMNLGEMVTATQSVSDETLELLAGEMNYTVQIVSPEEEDRELLESFDIEFGEDEGSEEDLVVRPPVVTVMGHVDHGKTRLLDAIRKTNVIAGEAGGITQHIGAYQVATEVNAEERKITFIDTPGHEAFTAMRARGAKSTDIAILVVAANDGVMPQTVEALNHAKAADVPIVVAVNKIDVEGADPTKVRGQLTEYGLVAEEYGGDTMFVDISAKQGLHIDSLLEAVILTADASLDLRANPNQDAQGISIESRLDRGRGAVSTVLVQRGTLRVGDTMVVGDAYGRVRAMLDDNGNNVAEAGPSTPVQVLGLTNVPGAGDNFLVVDEDRTARQIAEKRAARERNAAFAKRTRRVSLEDLDKVLKAGEVQQLNLIIKGDASGSVEALESSLLQLDVGEEVDIRVLHRGVGAVTESDIDLAMGSDAIVIGFNVRAAGRAAQMAEREGVDVRYYSVIYQAIEEIEAALKGMLKPEFEEVELGTAEIREVFRSSKLGNIAGVLIRSGEVRRNTKARLLRDGKVVAENLNIEGLRRFKDDVTEIREGFEGGINLGNFNDIKVDDVIATYEMREKPRV, encoded by the coding sequence GTGGCTAAGGTCCGGGTATACGAACTCGCCAAGGAGTTCGGTGTGGAGAGCAAGGTCGTCATGGCCAAGCTCCAGGAACTCGGTGAATTCGTCCGATCGGCGTCCTCGACGATCGAGGCGCCCGTAGTACGCAAACTGACGGATGCCTTCCAGCAGGGCAGCGGCAACGGCAAGTCCGCCGGAAAGCCCGCCCCTCGGAAGGCCGCCCCCAAGCCCGCCGCGCCCGCCCCGGCGCAGGCGGCACGTCCGGCTGCCCCGCGGCCGGCCGCACCCAAGCCTCCGGCTGCCCAGCAGCCCGCGGCTCCGGCGGCACCGGCTCCGGCGTCCGCGCCGGCCTCCGGCCCGCGTCCCACCCCGGGCCCGAAGCCCGCGCCGCGTCCGGCACCGGCGGCCCCGGAGTTCACCGCTCCGCCGGCTGCCCCGGCGCCGGCCCCGTCCGCTCCGGCTCCGGCCGCCGCGTCGGGTCCGAAGCCCGGTGGCGCGCGCCCCGGCTCCCCCAAGCCCGGTGCTCGTCCCGGTGGCGGCGGCGGTGGCGGTCAGGACCGCCAGCGTCCCGGTGCCCAGGGTGCCCGTCCCGGCGCCCCCGCGCGTCCGGGTGGCGCCCGTCCGGCCGGTCCGCGGCCGGGTAACAACCCCTTCACCTCCGGTGGCTCCACCGGCATGGCGCGCCCCCAGGCGCCCCGTACCGGTGCTCCGCGTCCCGGCGGTGCCGGTGCTCCCGGCGGCGGTCCCCGTCCGCAGGGTCCCGGCGGCCAGGCCGGCGGCCCGCGTCCGCAGGCTCCGGGCGGTGCCCGTCCGACCCCGGGTTCGATGCCGCGTCCGCAGGGTGGCGGCCCGCGTCCCGGCGGTGGCCCCGCCGGTCCGCGTCCGAACCCCGGCATGATGCCGCAGCGTCCCGCTGCCGGCCCGCGTCCCGGCCCCGGTGGCGGTCGCGGCCCGGCCGGTGCCGGTCGTCCCGGTGGCGGTGGCGGTGCCGGTCGTCCCGGTGGCGGCGGCGGTTTCGCCGGTCGTCCGGGTGGCGGCGGTGGCGGTCGTCCGGGTGGCGGCGGCGGTTTCGCCGGTCGTCCCGGTGGCGGCGGTCCCGGTGGTGGCGGCGGTGGCTTCGGTGGCGGCGGTGGCCGTCCCGGCTTCGGCGGTCGTCCCGGTGGTCCCGGTGGCCGTGGTGGCACGCAGGGCGCCTTCGGTCGTCCCGGCGGTCCCGCGCGTCGCGGTCGCAAGTCGAAGCGGCAGAGGCGCCAGGAGTACGAGGCCATGCAGGCCCCGTCGGTCGGCGGCGTGATGCTGCCTCGCGGCACCGGCGAGACCATTCGCCTGTCGCGCGGTGCGTCGCTCACCGACTTCGCGGAGAAGATCAACGCCAACCCGGCGTCCCTCGTCGCGGTCATGATGAACCTCGGCGAGATGGTCACGGCGACGCAGTCGGTCTCCGACGAGACGCTGGAGCTCCTCGCCGGCGAGATGAACTACACGGTTCAGATCGTCAGCCCCGAGGAGGAGGACCGCGAGCTGCTCGAGTCCTTCGACATCGAGTTCGGTGAGGACGAGGGCTCCGAGGAGGACCTGGTCGTCCGTCCGCCGGTCGTGACCGTCATGGGTCACGTCGACCACGGTAAGACCCGCCTGCTCGACGCCATCCGCAAGACGAACGTCATCGCGGGCGAGGCCGGTGGCATCACCCAGCACATCGGTGCCTACCAGGTCGCGACCGAGGTCAACGCCGAAGAGCGCAAGATCACCTTCATCGACACCCCGGGTCACGAGGCGTTCACCGCCATGCGTGCCCGTGGTGCGAAGTCGACCGACATCGCGATCCTGGTCGTCGCGGCCAACGACGGCGTCATGCCGCAGACGGTCGAGGCGCTCAACCACGCCAAGGCGGCCGACGTGCCGATCGTGGTCGCGGTGAACAAGATCGACGTCGAGGGCGCCGACCCGACCAAGGTGCGCGGTCAGCTGACCGAGTACGGCCTGGTGGCCGAGGAGTACGGCGGCGACACCATGTTCGTCGACATCTCCGCCAAGCAGGGTCTGCACATCGACTCGCTGCTGGAGGCCGTGATCCTCACGGCGGACGCCTCGCTCGACCTGCGGGCCAACCCGAACCAGGACGCGCAGGGCATCTCGATCGAGTCCCGTCTCGACCGCGGCCGCGGTGCCGTCTCCACGGTCCTCGTCCAGCGAGGCACGCTGCGGGTCGGCGACACGATGGTCGTGGGCGACGCCTACGGCCGAGTGCGCGCCATGCTCGACGACAACGGCAACAACGTCGCCGAGGCGGGCCCGTCGACTCCGGTCCAGGTCCTGGGTCTGACCAACGTCCCGGGCGCCGGCGACAACTTCCTGGTCGTCGACGAGGACCGCACGGCACGCCAGATCGCCGAGAAGCGCGCGGCGCGCGAGCGCAACGCGGCCTTCGCCAAGCGCACCCGCAGGGTCTCCCTGGAGGACCTGGACAAGGTGCTCAAGGCCGGCGAGGTCCAGCAGCTCAACCTCATCATCAAGGGTGACGCTTCTGGTTCCGTCGAGGCCCTGGAGTCCTCGCTGCTCCAGCTCGACGTCGGCGAAGAGGTCGACATCCGCGTCCTGCACCGCGGCGTCGGTGCGGTCACGGAGTCCGACATCGACCTGGCGATGGGCTCGGACGCCATCGTGATCGGCTTCAACGTCCGCGCGGCAGGCCGTGCGGCGCAGATGGCCGAGCGCGAGGGCGTGGACGTCCGCTACTACTCGGTCATCTACCAGGCGATCGAGGAGATCGAGGCGGCCCTCAAGGGCATGCTCAAGCCGGAGTTCGAAGAGGTCGAGCTCGGTACGGCGGAGATCCGCGAGGTCTTCCGCTCGTCCAAGCTGGGCAACATCGCGGGTGTGCTCATCCGCTCCGGCGAGGTGAGGCGCAACACCAAGGCGCGCCTCCTGCGCGACGGCAAGGTCGTCGCGGAGAACCTCAACATCGAGGGTCTGCGTCGCTTCAAGGACGACGTCACCGAGATCCGCGAAGGGTTCGAGGGCGGTATCAACCTCGGCAACTTCAACGACATCAAGGTCGACGACGTCATCGCGACGTACGAGATGCGCGAGAAGCCGCGGGTGTAA
- a CDS encoding YlxR family protein produces the protein MSGRTHAGACPERTCVGCRERAAKSELLRIVAIKDACVPDPRGTLPGRGAYVHPVPVCLDQAVRRRAFTRALRAQGALDTNALRGYVERTTVAEQATR, from the coding sequence GTGTCTGGCCGGACGCATGCCGGAGCATGCCCTGAGCGCACCTGTGTGGGGTGCCGGGAGCGGGCGGCCAAGAGCGAACTGCTGCGGATCGTGGCGATCAAGGACGCATGCGTTCCTGATCCACGCGGTACGCTGCCCGGCCGGGGTGCCTATGTGCACCCCGTCCCGGTCTGTCTCGACCAGGCGGTGCGCCGCCGGGCGTTCACGAGGGCGCTGCGCGCCCAGGGTGCGCTCGACACAAACGCGTTGCGCGGGTATGTCGAGCGGACAACAGTTGCTGAGCAGGCAACACGGTAA
- the nusA gene encoding transcription termination factor NusA encodes MDIDMSALRGLVREKEISFSLLVEAIEAALLIAYHRTEGSRRHARVELNRETGHVTVWAKEDPEDLEEGQEAREFDDTPSGFGRIAATTAKQVILQRLRDAEDDATLGEYAGREGDIVTGVVQQGRDPKNVLVDIGKLEAILPVQEQVPGETYPHGMRLRSYVVRVAKGVRGPSVTLSRTHPNLVKKLFALEVPEIADGSVEIAAIAREAGHRTKIAVRSTRSGLNAKGACIGPMGGRVRNVMGELNGEKIDIVDWSDDPAEMVANALSPARVSKVEVVDMTARSARVTVPDYQLSLAIGKEGQNARLAARLTGWRIDIRPDTEQPEE; translated from the coding sequence GTGGACATCGACATGAGTGCCCTGCGGGGCTTGGTGCGGGAGAAGGAGATCTCCTTTTCCCTGCTGGTCGAAGCGATCGAGGCGGCCCTCCTCATCGCCTACCACCGCACCGAGGGAAGCCGCCGACACGCGCGCGTGGAGCTCAACCGGGAGACCGGGCATGTGACCGTGTGGGCGAAGGAGGACCCCGAGGACCTCGAGGAGGGCCAGGAGGCCCGCGAGTTCGACGACACCCCGTCCGGCTTCGGCCGGATCGCCGCGACCACCGCCAAGCAGGTGATCCTCCAGCGGCTGCGCGACGCCGAGGACGACGCGACACTCGGCGAGTACGCAGGCCGTGAGGGCGACATCGTCACGGGCGTCGTCCAGCAGGGGCGCGACCCCAAGAACGTGCTGGTCGACATCGGCAAGCTGGAGGCCATCCTGCCGGTGCAGGAGCAGGTGCCCGGCGAGACCTATCCGCACGGGATGCGGCTGCGCTCGTACGTGGTCCGGGTGGCCAAGGGCGTCCGCGGTCCGTCGGTGACGCTGTCCCGCACGCACCCGAACCTCGTGAAGAAGCTGTTCGCCCTGGAGGTCCCGGAGATCGCCGACGGTTCGGTGGAGATCGCCGCCATCGCGCGTGAGGCCGGTCACCGTACCAAGATCGCCGTACGGTCCACCCGATCGGGTCTGAACGCCAAGGGCGCCTGCATCGGCCCCATGGGCGGCCGGGTGCGCAACGTGATGGGCGAGCTGAACGGCGAGAAGATCGACATCGTCGACTGGTCGGACGACCCGGCGGAGATGGTGGCGAACGCGCTGTCACCCGCGCGGGTGTCCAAGGTCGAGGTCGTGGACATGACGGCCCGGTCCGCCCGTGTGACGGTGCCGGACTACCAGCTGTCCCTGGCGATCGGCAAGGAAGGGCAGAACGCCCGGCTCGCCGCAAGGCTCACCGGCTGGCGGATCGACATCCGTCCGGACACCGAACAGCCTGAGGAATAG
- the rimP gene encoding ribosome maturation factor RimP, translating into MSTTQSERLRELLEPLVTSQGLDLEEIAVDSVGRKRVLRVVVDSDTGADLDAIADVSRALSAKLDETDAMGEGEYTLEVGTPGAERLLTQHRHYVRATGRLVDFRLAEGAELVARILTVDDEGVDVEVPGVKGRKPTGRRLAFADIAKARVQVEFSRKDKKDMKEEEEA; encoded by the coding sequence ATGAGCACCACCCAGAGCGAGAGGCTGCGAGAACTTCTGGAACCGCTCGTCACCTCCCAGGGCCTCGATCTCGAAGAGATCGCAGTGGACTCCGTAGGCCGCAAGCGGGTGCTGCGCGTCGTCGTCGACTCCGACACCGGGGCGGACCTGGACGCCATCGCCGATGTGAGCCGCGCGCTCTCGGCGAAGCTCGACGAGACGGACGCGATGGGCGAGGGCGAGTACACCCTCGAGGTCGGAACCCCGGGCGCGGAGCGCCTCCTCACCCAGCACCGGCACTATGTGCGCGCCACCGGCCGCCTGGTGGATTTCCGGCTGGCGGAGGGGGCGGAGCTGGTCGCCAGAATCCTCACCGTCGACGACGAGGGCGTCGACGTCGAGGTGCCCGGCGTCAAGGGCCGCAAGCCCACCGGACGCAGACTCGCCTTCGCGGACATCGCCAAGGCGCGCGTCCAGGTCGAGTTCAGCCGTAAGGACAAGAAGGACATGAAGGAAGAGGAGGAGGCGTAG